From one Rhodamnia argentea isolate NSW1041297 chromosome 1, ASM2092103v1, whole genome shotgun sequence genomic stretch:
- the LOC115747091 gene encoding LOB domain-containing protein 37, with product MSCNGCRVLRKGCSESCILRPCLQWIESPEAQGHATVFVAKFFGRAGLMSFISAVPETQRPALFQSLLFEACGRTVNPVNGAVGLLGTGNWHVCQAAVETVLGGGSLRAMPELLDGRGGVGASLPASDEASEAGDSCADEWKLRDPNPGSRFSTSRSRVSQKRKRLGAAADNAKLLLLQPIDLDLRLTPTNFQAKTKSALKADHQTRRPGSPSMNSEESGTTTCFESYNNAGEPEMKLLTLFT from the exons ATGAGCTGCAACGGTTGCCGAGTACTGAGGAAGGGCTGCAGCGAGTCCTGCATCTTGCGGCCTTGCCTGCAGTGGATCGAGAGCCCCGAGGCCCAGGGCCACGCCACCGTCTTCGTCGCCAAGTTCTTCGGCCGTGCCGGCCTCATGTCCTTCATCTCCGCCGTCCCCGAAACGCAGAGGCCCG CGCTGTTCCAGTCGCTGCTGTTCGAAGCGTGTGGAAGGACGGTGAACCCAGTGAACGGGGCGGTGGGCCTGCTGGGGACGGGCAACTGGCATGTCTGCCAGGCGGCGGTGGAGACCGTCCTGGGCGGCGGCTCACTTCGGGCCATGCCCGAGCTCCTCGACGGGCGCGGCGGTGTCGGCGCCTCCCTCCCTGCTTCCGACGAGGCCTCGGAGGCCGGCGACTCGTGTGCCGACGAGTGGAAGCTCCGCGATCCGAATCCGGGATCCCGATTCTCGACCTCGAGGTCGAGGGTCTCCCAAAAGCGCAAGAGGCTCGGCGCTGCCGCCGATAACGCTAAGCTCCTCCTTCTCCAGCCGATCGATCTGGATCTCCGCCTCACGCCGACGAACTTTCAGGCCAAGACGAAATCGGCCCTCAAGGCCGACCATCAGACGCGGCGGCCGGGGTCCCCGTCGATGAATTCAGAGGAGTCAGGCACGACGACTTGCTTCGAGAGCTACAATAATGCGGGAGAGCCGGAGATGAAGCTCCTCACCTTGTTCACCTAA
- the LOC115747029 gene encoding scarecrow-like protein 32: protein MMQFTETPPPPPPPQPPSFHQSPPPLFSSVSMNKNQVHHRTRPWPGFPTPKSLGSFGDSNCMEQLLVHCANAIETNDATLAQQILWVLNNIAPADGDSNQRLTCGFLRALVARAANNGTCKMLAAVAANAQNYDNLRNETRKFSIIELANFVDLTPWHRFGFTAANAAIIEAVEGYSVVHIVDLSTTHCMQIPTLIDAIANRLERPPLVKLTIAGAVEDAPPMLDLSYEELGSKLVSFARSRNIHMEFRVISSSHTDGFTSLIEQLRMQKLMYSGGIGEPEALVINCHMKLHFVPDETVPLISDSEANPNYSFESSSVYSPRSTLLKALRCLDPNVVILVDEDADFTSSDVASRLWSAFNYLWIPYDTVDTFLPRGSKQRQWYESYIYWKIQNVIAQEGLRRIERLEPKSRWVQRMRNADFRAVPFGEDAASEVKAMLDEHAAGWGLKKEDDDLVLTWKGHNVVFATAWLPA, encoded by the coding sequence ATGATGCAATTCACTGAaacaccacctccaccaccaccacctcaaccCCCAtccttccaccaatcaccacCACCGTTGTTTTCTAGCGTCTCCATGAACAAGAACCAAGTGCACCACCGAACCCGCCCTTGGCCTGGCTTCCCGACGCCCAAGTCCTTGGGGAGCTTCGGCGACTCGAACTGCATGGAGCAGTTGCTGGTGCACTGCGCGAATGCCATCGAGACCAACGACGCGACCCTCGCCCAGCAGATCCTCTGGGTCCTCAACAACATCGCCCCGGCCGATGGCGACTCAAATCAGCGGCTGACGTGTGGCTTCCTCCGTGCCCTCGTCGCTCGGGCTGCCAACAACGGCACGTGCAAGATGCTGGCGGCGGTGGCAGCGAATGCCCAGAACTACGACAACCTGCGCAATGAGACGCGTAAGTTCTCCATCATTGAGCTCGCGAATTTCGTGGACCTGACCCCGTGGCATCGGTTCGGATTCACTGCAGCGAATGCTGCCATAATCGAAGCAGTCGAAGGGTACTCAGTGGTTCACATAGTCGACTTGAGCACGACGCATTGCATGCAGATTCCTACTCTTATTGATGCGATTGCCAATCGTCTTGAAAGGCCCCCATTGGTGAAGCTCACGATTGCCGGTGCCGTGGAGGATGCCCCGCCCATGCTTGATCTTTCATATGAAGAGTTGGGATCCAAGTTGGTGAGTTTTGCAAGGTCTCGAAACATACACATGGAATTTCGGGTCATTTCTTCAAGTCACACCGACGGATTCACGTCCTTGATTGAACAACTCAGGATGCAGAAACTAATGTACTCGGGAGGAATTGGAGAACCAGAAGCACTTGTTATAAATTGTCACATGAAACTTCACTTTGTGCCGGACGAGACCGTACCGTTAATATCGGATTCCGAAGCAAACCCTAATTACTCTTTTGAGTCTTCTTCGGTATATTCTCCTCGGTCAACGCTTCTCAAGGCGCTTCGGTGCTTAGACCCGAATGTTGTCATCTTAGTAGATGAGGACGCAGACTTCACATCGAGCGATGTTGCCTCAAGATTGTGGTCGGCGTTCAATTATCTTTGGATTCCTTACGACACGGTTGACACTTTCCTCCCGAGGGGAAGCAAGCAGAGGCAGTGGTACGAGTCTTACATATATTGGAAGATACAGAACGTCATCGCGCAAGAGGGTCTTCGGAGAATCGAGAGGCTCGAGCCAAAGAGTCGGTGGGTGCAGCGGATGAGGAACGCGGACTTTCGGGCTGTCCCGTTCGGGGAGGATGCGGCCTCTGAAGTCAAGGCCATGCTCGACGAGCATGCAGCTGGGTGGGGATTGAAGAAGGAAGACGATGATCTTGTATTGACATGGAAGGGACATAATGTGGTTTTTGCTACTGCATGGTTGCCTGCTTGA